A window from Leptothermofonsia sichuanensis E412 encodes these proteins:
- a CDS encoding IS256 family transposase — translation MSKDNLIAFQAGESSASFRDALTELVRNGARQIIAEVVEAELQEFLAQYKDLKDEQGRKAVVRNGYLPERTIVTGVGEVEIQVPKVRDRTHSGIKFNSSLLPPYLKRAQSVEEVLPWLYLKGISTGDFSEALASLLGAQAQGLSASTISRLKAKWLEEHQQWQKRSLAGKRYVYLWADGMYFNIRNENDRQCILVTIGVTDTGVKELLGLEAGFRESELSWKPLLLRLQDQGLKVAPELAVGDGALGFWKALAQGFPTTKPQRCWVHKTANVLNKLPKTQQPQAKSALHEIYLAATKDEANKAFDRFVKTYEAKYPKAVDCLVKDREALLAFYDFPAEHWVHLRTTNPIESTFATVRLRTDKTRGCVSQDSILSLVFKLVQSAQKRSRSVCVALRLRIRGFKRLAEVIEGVKFKDGIRVDQQPDLGTSQDAA, via the coding sequence ATGAGTAAGGACAATCTTATTGCATTTCAAGCTGGAGAATCATCGGCATCGTTTCGAGATGCCTTGACGGAACTGGTTCGTAACGGCGCTCGCCAGATCATTGCCGAAGTAGTGGAGGCAGAGTTGCAAGAGTTTTTAGCTCAATACAAAGACCTCAAAGACGAGCAGGGACGCAAGGCTGTGGTTCGCAACGGCTATCTGCCGGAACGCACGATTGTCACCGGGGTGGGGGAAGTTGAAATTCAAGTGCCGAAAGTGCGAGATCGCACCCATAGCGGCATCAAATTCAATTCCTCATTATTGCCGCCGTATCTGAAACGCGCTCAAAGCGTGGAAGAGGTGTTACCCTGGCTGTATCTTAAAGGCATATCCACCGGGGATTTTTCAGAGGCACTGGCATCATTGCTCGGTGCCCAAGCCCAAGGGCTATCAGCCAGTACGATTAGTCGCCTCAAAGCGAAATGGCTTGAAGAACATCAACAATGGCAAAAGCGATCTTTAGCGGGTAAGCGGTACGTGTATCTGTGGGCGGACGGCATGTACTTCAACATCCGCAACGAAAATGACCGCCAGTGCATTCTGGTGACCATCGGGGTGACGGACACTGGAGTCAAGGAATTACTGGGACTGGAAGCAGGCTTTCGCGAATCCGAGTTAAGTTGGAAGCCGTTATTACTGCGCTTGCAAGACCAGGGACTCAAAGTGGCACCGGAACTGGCAGTTGGGGATGGCGCATTAGGGTTTTGGAAGGCATTGGCACAGGGTTTTCCCACGACTAAACCCCAACGCTGCTGGGTGCATAAAACTGCCAATGTGCTTAACAAACTCCCCAAAACGCAGCAACCGCAGGCGAAATCTGCCCTACACGAAATCTATCTTGCCGCGACGAAGGACGAGGCAAACAAGGCGTTCGACCGTTTTGTCAAAACCTATGAAGCCAAATACCCCAAAGCCGTGGACTGTTTAGTCAAAGACCGGGAGGCACTGTTGGCGTTCTATGATTTTCCGGCTGAGCATTGGGTGCATCTTCGCACCACCAATCCAATTGAATCAACCTTTGCCACTGTCCGTTTAAGGACCGATAAGACACGAGGCTGTGTTTCCCAGGACAGCATCCTATCGTTGGTGTTCAAGCTGGTGCAGAGTGCTCAGAAGCGTTCGCGTAGCGTGTGCGTAGCACTTAGGTTACGGATTCGAGGTTTTAAGCGATTAGCGGAGGTGATTGAAGGAGTCAAATTCAAAGATGGCATTCGCGTAGATCAACAACCCGATTTAGGAACCAGTCAGGACGCTGCTTAA
- a CDS encoding IS630 family transposase (programmed frameshift), translated as MPQKRYIVALSCEERETLESLTTTGKTSVYKLNHARILLKADINQEGGGWRDQDISDALDIRVSTIERVRQRFVAQSLEAALGRQTPSRTKPRLLDGEQEAHLIALACAETPEGQGKWSVRLLADQLVELGYVESISHETVRQTPEKNELKPWLQECWVIPPKSNGEFVYYMEDVLSVYTRPYDPRYPVVCFDETSKQLVLETQVPLPPQPGQPKRYDYEYERNGVCNLFMISEPLAGWRHVEVTERRTKQDYAKQMKYLVDVRYPDAEWITIVHDQLNIHDPSALYETFAPQEAKRILDKLEIHYTPKHGSWLNMAEIELSVLARQCLDRRIPDQDTLKREIAAWEERRNDQSRTIDWQFTTEDARIKLKRLYPSILS; from the exons ATGCCCCAAAAGAGATACATCGTAGCCCTTAGCTGTGAAGAGCGGGAGACTTTAGAAAGTCTGACAACAACCGGAAAAACATCCGTTTATAAACTCAATCATGCTCGAATTTTGCTGAAAGCTGACATCAACCAGGAAGGCGGCGGTTGGCGGGATCAAGATATCAGTGATGCACTCGATATTAGGGTATCTACGATTGAACGAGTCCGGCAACGCTTTGTTGCACAGAGTTTAGAGGCTGCCTTAGGGCGTCAAACTCCAAGTCGAACCAAGCCCCGCTTACTCGATGGCGAACAAGAAGCGCATTTGATTGCGCTGGCGTGTGCCGAGACTCCTGAAGGACAAGGGAAATGGAGCGTTCGCCTGTTAGCAGACCAACTGGTTGAGTTGGGATATGTAGAGAGCATTTCGCATGAAACCGTGCGGCAAACGC CTGAAAAAAACGAACTCAAACCCTGGTTGCAGGAATGCTGGGTAATTCCGCCGAAGTCCAATGGCGAGTTTGTTTACTACATGGAAGATGTTTTGAGCGTTTATACACGCCCTTATGACCCGCGCTACCCGGTCGTTTGTTTCGATGAAACCAGCAAACAATTAGTCCTCGAAACGCAAGTTCCCCTCCCCCCCCAACCCGGTCAACCGAAGCGCTATGACTATGAATATGAACGCAATGGGGTCTGTAATCTCTTCATGATTTCTGAACCCTTAGCTGGATGGCGGCATGTAGAAGTCACTGAACGGCGCACCAAACAAGACTATGCCAAACAAATGAAATATCTGGTGGATGTGCGTTACCCCGATGCCGAATGGATTACCATCGTGCATGACCAACTCAATATTCATGACCCATCTGCCTTGTATGAGACGTTTGCACCTCAAGAAGCCAAGCGGATTCTAGACAAATTAGAGATTCATTACACACCAAAACATGGCAGTTGGCTTAACATGGCAGAAATTGAACTCAGTGTTTTAGCCCGTCAGTGCTTGGATCGTCGCATCCCAGATCAAGATACGTTGAAACGGGAAATTGCTGCTTGGGAAGAACGCAGAAATGATCAATCTCGCACCATTGATTGGCAATTTACGACTGAAGATGCTCGCATCAAACTTAAGCGACTCTATCCCTCAATTCTTTCTTGA
- a CDS encoding serine hydrolase domain-containing protein produces the protein MEILRKWLSLPCILVALGTTSVAGANPDAPVLRVPAGTLVDADLSRYPAVMMPGVPLSGQKRPGGAKGWQRITPKIQESLAATAIAQGIKKRMDGKSVGYAVTIMTASGVKTTATGGFARKSPPDSNQRAMAVTDRITTASVSKPITAAAMLRVMASKGISLDESASKYLPADWTLGSNFKAITIRELLSHTSGIRSGNGCNISFDGLKKCVADGITPANKVYKYANENYALMRIILPRIYGSQPKTEEDYAKQYEVIVNRMVLNSAGIPYATCKAPASSPALSYESVKDNGDDTGAYFAGNYDWDNLKPGIDWGDMTLRCGSQGWNLSADELARFMHTLSFTEKILPQSTVDQMRSENLGLFWRNFGEGLEGWGHGGWHPARWNNGEINTWVFTFNNGITVGVVINSRYNGNYATDIAEAVREVMK, from the coding sequence ATGGAAATCTTGCGGAAATGGCTCTCTCTGCCCTGTATTCTAGTCGCTCTGGGCACCACCTCGGTAGCAGGGGCAAATCCTGACGCTCCTGTCCTGCGGGTTCCTGCCGGGACTCTTGTCGATGCCGACTTGAGCCGTTACCCAGCGGTGATGATGCCTGGAGTGCCCCTATCTGGTCAAAAACGCCCGGGTGGTGCGAAGGGGTGGCAGAGAATCACCCCCAAAATCCAAGAGTCTCTGGCCGCTACAGCGATCGCCCAAGGGATTAAAAAACGGATGGATGGCAAATCTGTGGGCTATGCGGTCACCATTATGACCGCCTCAGGTGTCAAGACCACGGCTACCGGTGGTTTTGCCCGCAAGTCTCCCCCTGACAGTAATCAGCGGGCAATGGCAGTGACAGATCGCATCACAACCGCTAGTGTCAGCAAACCGATTACAGCCGCAGCAATGTTGCGAGTAATGGCCAGCAAAGGGATTAGTCTGGATGAATCAGCTTCAAAGTATTTACCCGCTGACTGGACTTTAGGCTCCAACTTTAAGGCCATTACTATCCGTGAACTGTTAAGCCACACCAGTGGCATTCGCAGCGGAAACGGCTGCAATATCAGCTTTGACGGTTTGAAGAAATGCGTTGCCGATGGGATTACTCCGGCCAACAAGGTATATAAATACGCCAATGAAAACTATGCATTGATGCGCATCATTCTGCCCCGCATCTATGGTAGCCAACCGAAAACCGAAGAGGACTATGCTAAGCAATATGAAGTCATTGTCAATCGGATGGTACTGAATTCCGCTGGTATTCCTTATGCAACCTGTAAAGCCCCAGCCTCCAGTCCAGCCCTTAGCTATGAGTCAGTCAAGGATAATGGCGACGATACTGGTGCGTATTTTGCTGGCAATTACGACTGGGACAACCTGAAACCCGGTATTGACTGGGGAGACATGACATTGCGTTGTGGCTCGCAGGGCTGGAATCTCTCTGCGGATGAGCTGGCGCGGTTTATGCATACGCTAAGTTTTACTGAGAAAATCTTGCCGCAAAGTACAGTCGATCAGATGCGCAGCGAAAATCTGGGTCTGTTCTGGCGTAATTTTGGGGAAGGTCTGGAAGGTTGGGGGCACGGCGGCTGGCACCCTGCCAGATGGAACAACGGCGAGATCAATACCTGGGTCTTCACCTTCAACAATGGAATCACCGTGGGGGTTGTGATTAACTCCCGCTACAACGGGAACTATGCTACCGATATTGCTGAGGCTGTTCGTGAAGTGATGAAATAA
- a CDS encoding chlorophyll a/b-binding protein, with translation MVRGQVMEEGGRANVYAVEPRMYVDEAQRFGFNEHAEKLNGRLAMIGFVAALILEAVTGHGVIGWLTGL, from the coding sequence ATGGTTCGTGGACAGGTGATGGAAGAAGGTGGACGCGCCAATGTCTATGCCGTCGAACCCAGAATGTATGTGGATGAGGCTCAGCGGTTTGGCTTCAATGAACATGCTGAGAAGCTGAATGGACGCCTGGCCATGATTGGTTTTGTTGCAGCCTTGATCCTGGAAGCGGTCACCGGGCATGGGGTGATTGGCTGGCTGACGGGGCTGTAG